tcagatttaccgtgtaacacaaAACAGAGATTTTCTGCCAAATTTTGTCTTCGTGTAGCAAATTTTTTAGCATGATCGACGTTTTGAAAGTAAATGATACCTGCCTTGTTTACTGTCAAAATTACAGGTACCAATGGGAAAAAGATACATGCAGCAACGATGCGTTGAAAGCCAACAAGGACTGCCTTTTTACACtagagaaaagagataaccatGGGACGAAAACAACTTGCAGGAACGATGCGTTAAAAGCAAACGATAACTGCctttttacactggagaaaagagataaccttCGGCCGAATAAACGTGCAGCAACGATGCGTTGAAAGCAAATGATAACAGCCTTTATACACTGGAGGAAAAatataaccgtgggacgaataaacGTGCAGCCACCCTGGGTATAaagttacaagaactgacttgattacacaaaagaatacagatgccagtgggaagaagataTATAAAGCAACGATACGTTGAAAGGAAACAAAAACTGCCTTGTTTACACTcgagaatacagatgccagtgggatGAAAATACATGCAGGAACGCCGTGTTGAAAATGTAAAGAACTACCTTGTTTACATTcgagaatacagatgccagtgggttGAAGATACATGCAGCAACGATACGTAGAAatgaaacgaggactgccttctttacactcgagaatacagatgccagtgggatGAAAATACGTGTAGGAACGATGCGTTGAAAGCAAACGAGGACAGTCTTTTtaaactggagaaaagagataaccgagGGACGAATAAACGTGCAGCAACCCTTGGTATAAAGCATATGGTAACTGCctttttacactggagaaaaaaTATAACCATGGGACAAAGTTATGTGCAGGAAAGCCGTGttgaaagtataaaatattgccTTGTTTACGCTTGAAAATACCGAATACCAGAGGGAAGAAGATACATGCTGCAACGATGCGTTGAAAGGAAACAAAAACTGCCTTGTTTATACTAGAGAAAaaagataaccgtgggacgaataaatGTGCAGGAACGATGCGTTGAAAGCAAATGGTAACTGCctttttacactggagaaaagagataaccttGGGACGAATAAACGTGCAGCAACAATGCGTTGAAAGTAAATGATAGCTGCCTTGATACGCTGGAAGAAAACTATAACTGTAGGACAAATAAACGTGCAGCTACCCTGGGTATAAAGTTACAAGAattgacttgattacacaaaagaatacagatgccagtgggaagaagatacatgaaGAAACGAtacgtagaaaggaaacgaggactgccttctttacactcgagaatacagatgccagtgggatGAAAATACGTGTAGGAACGCCGTGTTGAAAATGTAAAGAACTACCTTGTTTACACTTGAAAATACAGTTGCCAttgggaagaagatacatgcaGCAACGATGCGTTGAAAGGAAAAAAGGACTGCCTTGTTTACACTcgagaatacagatgccagtgggatGAAAATAGGTGTAGGAACGACGCGTTGAAAGCAAACGAGGACTGTctttttacactggagaaaaaaataaccatggGACAAATAAACGTGCAGCAACGATGCGTTGAAAGCAAACGATGACTGCctttttacactggagaaaagagataaccgtgagACGAAGAAACGTGTAGAAACGCTgggtttaaagttaaaagaacTGCCTTGTTTACACTTGAAAATACAGTTGCCAttgggaagaagatacatgcaGCAACGATGCGTTGAAAGGAAAAAAGGACTGCCTTGTTTACACTCGAGAATACAGATGCCACTGGGATGAAAATAGGTGTAGGAACGATGCGTTGAAAGCAAACGAGGACTgtcttttgtaatattaaatgatgAACGCAACGCTAGATTTTTTGTTCACATAAAATATCAACTTTATTGAAAATACCTATTCAATGTAATGTTTATCAAAATGAcagtattttctttttaacatacattatatcacttattttgatttaacatttaaaatacgtGTAACAAGGAAAACAATTTATGCAATGGTGGTTGAATCGACTCACGGTTTCCCttttttgatattgatattgACTGTCAGGTAATATGATGCTGATTGATAATTTGACGGCTACTTGGACTGGTACTGCTTCGGCTCGTAGACAGCATGCAACAAATAGTCGAGTAGGTACACACTGTCGTGCATGGATAGACGGCAGCTGTGTTTACGATATATTTCCGTGCGCGACGACGATAGTGCGTGTGTATGTGTCCGCGGCGACGACGGCGTATACGTATACGTAcgggttttattttatcataagttATTTCGATTATCGGGCGACGGCTTTGGCTCGGCGCTCTCGATAATTAAATAACGTAGGTATACGGGCGATCGGTCGTGTAACGTTATGATATGTTCGCGACACGATgcgtttcaatattattagggGGAGTGTGTATTTGGTGCACGATAATTATGAATAGGGCTCTTCGCTCactattaacataaattatattggcTATACACTTTTTGGGGACAAGTTATATATATGCCGTCTAGATTGACCTGGATTGAATCATGTCCTAGGCCGACACatatgttgaaataataatgaactgCAATTCAGGATTTTTATCACGGCGCAGCAAGATGTATTTTGTATTGTCTAGATTGACCTGGATTGAACCATGTCCTAGgccaatataaaatttaacgGCAAACAGAATCGCGGTAGCGGCGTAATAGCGGCGGCGGCGTaacagcggcggcggcgtaaCAGTGGCGGCGGCGATATCTGTACTGTCTAGATTGACCTGGTGTTCCCCATGTCCTAGGCCAGTACATATATTTAACGGGAGAATTAAAGCGCGGAGAGGATTCTACTTCGTCTAGATAGACCTGGTATTCCCATGTCCTAGGCCGAAGTAGAATGTAAAGGGAGCAGCGAGAGAAGGCGAACACCGTTATTCACGGGGCGTATTTACCGACTATCTCGGTGGCCAACGTGAATAATGATGCCGGGTTTTCGTTAcgtgttttatgtatttttgtcgGTTTTTCACGGGTAGCGACGGTTATTACGTGATTGATGTCTTATGTACTAatcctttttatattattgacacTTAGTTTCGCTAATTATACCTCGAATTAAGTATAATTAGCGTTTTTATGTGCTTGAAGGAAGGCCATGTGGATCGACGCCATCTGACGCGTCTTTTTAGCGTTGACTCTGGTGCGCGATCAGATGTAGTATCATTATTGGACGACGGCTGCGCTGCGCTTAAAAATACCGAATACCAGAGGGAAGAAGATACAAGCTGCAACGATACGTTGAAAGGAAACAAAAACTGCCTTGTTTATACTAGAGAAAAAAGATAACTGTGGGACGAATAAACGTGCAGGAACGATGCGTTGAAAGCAAATGGTAACTGCctttttacactggagaaaagagataaccgtgggaagAAGAAACGTGCAGGAACGCTGTTTTGAAAGTCAACGAGAACTGCCTTGTTTACGCTTGAAAATACCGATAccagtgggaagaagatacatgcaGCAACGATGCGTTGAAAGCCAACGAGGACTTCctttttacactggagaaaagagataaccttGGGACGAATAAACGTGCAGCAACAATGCGTTGAAAGTAAATGATAGCTTCCTTGATACGCTGGAAGAAAACTATAACTGTAGGACAAATAAacgtgcagcaaccctgggtataaagttacaagaactgacttgattacacaaaagaatacagatgccagtgggaagaagatacatgaaGAAACGAtacgtagaaaggaaacgaggactgccttctttacactcgagaatacagatgccagtgggatGAAAATACGTGTAGGAACGCCGTGTTGAAAGCAAACGAGGACTGTctttttacactggagaaaaaaataaccgtgggacgaataaacGTGCAGCAACGATGCGTTGAAAGCAAacagtagtatacatttgtatgttcacagtttcctttcaacgcatcgttgctgcatgtatcttcttcccactgCCATCTGTATTTTAGTGTGTAAACAAGGCAAATCTTGTTACTTTCAACCCGGGGTTGATGCACGTATCTTCGACCACGGtcatctcttttctccagtgtaaaaagACAGTCCTCGTTGGCTTTCAACGCATCGTTGCtgcatgtatcttcttcccactggcatctgtattttcAAGTGTAAACAAGGCAGTTCTTTTAACTTTAAGCCCAGCGTTCCTGCACGTTtcttcgtcccacggttatctattttgtcaaatgtttatttacatTTGCTACATACAGATaagaaacgtgaaaaaaatattcgaaaagaattatctatattatatgcacagtacaattatatgaataatggtttcataattttcttgttttcattcattattttttcaccTCAAAacagcttttttatttttatgtctt
This genomic window from Metopolophium dirhodum isolate CAU chromosome 1, ASM1992520v1, whole genome shotgun sequence contains:
- the LOC132953769 gene encoding uncharacterized protein LOC132953769, with amino-acid sequence MIDVLKVNDTCLVYCQNYRYQWEKDTCSNDALKANKDCLFTLEKRDNHGTKTTCRNDALKANDNCLFTLEKRDNLRPNKRNKNCLVYTREYRCQWDENTCRNAVLKICQWDENTCRNDALKANEDSLFKLEKRDNRGTNKRAATLGIKHMKGNEDCLLYTREYRCQWDENTCRNAVLKICHWEEDTCSNDALKGKKDCLVYTREYRCHWDENRCRNDALKANEDCLL